The Branchiostoma floridae strain S238N-H82 chromosome 17, Bfl_VNyyK, whole genome shotgun sequence genome has a window encoding:
- the LOC118405061 gene encoding uncharacterized protein LOC118405061 — MSTLLTLSGKLVYRRLPDTFLRLHHVPSILPHIRFNLLTSDDKTAILEHPLIKGGPGSSKAIKNVVKKNSNMKRRSGMETVEMALLFTERGDEMLWMDPGKGTYIRCHNDIHPITGAVTSDNDIYILGLETYDSRKKYALFKYNHSGNKWEQKSSLRWYDPDTDDLFEFLIDVDGQLFYLIVTFSMIELKKYNQYTNTWHNCSTPQLDERFEWCVAVSCNRRIYLFTHALFTQTEVMSYNPRADQWCRKPKSDHILDFQNAVAMGTKIFCTDSDFEQTIVYDTKTNKWFGLPGWLKSPLSTNKEIENITLFALQNKLHAVVDHSINSSSDGIIRVQQVFLYDRYEGVWKELSVLPEGPWSTYNPMVPVARMCLPYLNAQSHATYCHFFSANLRYCKYASFI, encoded by the exons ATGTCTACTCTGCTGACATTGTCCGGAAAGCTTGTCTACAGGAGATTGCCAGACACTTTCTTGAG ACTACACCACGTACCCAgtatcctccctcacatccgcttcaacctgctgacctcagacgacaAGACGGCCATCTTGGAACACCCTCTGATCAAGGGGGGTCCTGGGAGTTCTAAGGCAATCAAGAACGTGGTCAAGAAGAATTCCAACATGAAGAGGAGATCTGGAATGGAGACAGTGGAAATGGCTCTGCTTTTCACTGAAAG AGGAGACGAGATGCTGTGGATGGACCCGGGGAAAGGGACGTACATCAGATGTCATAACGACATACATCCAATTACAGGAGCAGTTACCAGTGATAACGACATCTACATTCTGGGACTTGAGACTTATGATTCACGCAAAAAGTATGCCCTCTTCAAATACAACCATTCGGGGAACAAGTGGGAACAAAAGTCTTCACTACGATGGTATGACCCGGACACTGACGACCTATTTGAGTTCCTTATTGATGTCGATGGACAACTATTTTACCTCATTGTGACATTCTCAATGATAGAGTTGAAGAAGTACAACCAGTACACAAACACGTGGCACAACTGTTCCACACCTCAGCTTGACGAGCGGTTTGAGTGGTGTGTGGCAGTGTCCTGCAATCGGCGCATTTATCTCTTCACACACGCTCTATTCACACAAACAGAAGTAATGAGTTACAACCCAAGGGCAGACCAGTGGTGCAGGAAACCCAAGTCAGACCACATTCTTGATTTCCAGAacgctgttgccatgggaacaaaGATCTTCTGTACAGATTCAGACTTCGAACAGACAATAGTGTAcgacaccaagacaaacaagtGGTTTGGGCTTCCGGGATGGCTGAAGTCGCCGCTGAGCACAAATAAGGAAATCGAAAACATCACTCTCTTTGCACTCCAAAACAAGCTGCATGCAGTTGTAGATCATTCTATAAACTCGAGTTCAGATGGGATCATAAGAGTCCAGCAGGTGTTTCTGTATGACAGGTATGAAGGTGTTTGGAAGGAGTTGTCTGTCCTGCCCGAAGGACCTTGGTCTACATATAATCCGATGGTCCCAGTGGCTCGCATGTGCCTACCGTATCTGAATGCCCAAAGCCATGCCACTTATTGTCACTTTTTTTCAGCTAATTTGCGATACTGCAAATATGCCTCCTTTATATGA
- the LOC118405059 gene encoding kelch-like protein 6 has protein sequence MATADRETHVSAVRPRSYQDESYLHGFLGTVCDLQKAAALQDVVLEVEGRRFSCHRLVLSAASPYFRAMFTSDMAESRQKTVVLQGLNACMFGDILSYIYSGTLHVSMDKVQPLYQAADLLQLDYVRDTCSSYMAMNVERSTCVDLYKFADVFSVEIVQKQCQQWIARHFTEVSSSEEFCSLSVNQLTEIIRHDELDVKEETTVWEAVVRWVQHSRRDRLHHLPILLPHIRFILLTSDDKAAILEHPLVKEDPGSSEVIRNVVQKGNPDPKPRFGMFTEMALLLDPTKGLSKEIFFMNPRKGKYISCTYKPEEFPGATDMTVTSGNDIYVLISCVDQLSLYKYNHAKNVWEQAGVSSTSRGQIFEYLYAVDEILYCICSADDGLLLQMRKYNPHTNHWQECSQLQFGKPIDDIAILSCGLNLYFMSITEMHCYDPGEDKWYRRTPPMVYPEFCAAVAMGTEIFCTDYYLTQTMVYNTESDSWQKLKGCPVPENHDEDGAPGLFVLENQLHALLTCIGEEDEDECHIYVYERSADAWKDLNVSIPNKRYHAHDMHCPVARIYLPYLNGT, from the exons atggctacCGCAGACCGAGAAACACACGTCAGCGCggttcgtcctcgttcctaccaagacgagagctatctacACGGTTTTCTTGGAACTGTGtgtgacttacagaaggctgcggcactgcaggatgtcgtccttgaagtcgagggccggcggttttcctgccatcggcttgttctgtcggcggccagcccctacttcagggccatgtttacaagtgacatggcggaaagccgacagaagacggttgttttacag GGTTTGAATGCATGCATGTTTGGAGatatcctgagttacatctactcagGAACCCTCCATGTCTCcatggacaaagtgcagcccctgtaccaggcagccgacctcctccaactggactatgtgagagacacctgcagcagctacatggctatgaacgtggagcgctccacctgtgtggacctgtacaagtttgctgatgtcttctccGTGGAGATTGTCCAGAAGCAATGTCAGCAGTGGATTGCTAGACACTTTACTGAG GTTTCCTCCAGCGAAgagttctgcagcctgagtgtgaatcagctgactgagatcatcaggcacgatgagctggatgttaaagaggagacaacagtgtgggaggctgtggtgagatgggtacAGCACAGCAGGAGAGACAG actgcaccacctacccatcctcctccctcacatccgcttcatcctgctgacctcagacgacaaagcagccatcttggaacacccGCTGGTCAAggaggatcctgggagttctgagGTCATCAGGAATGTGGTACAGAAAGGGAACCCCGACCCGAAGCCGAGGTTTGGGATGTTCACAGAAATGGCTCTGCTGTTGGATCCGACCAAGGGGCT TTCCAAGGAGATCTTCTTCATGAACCCCCGGAAAGGGAAGTACATTAGCTGCACTTACAAGCCTGAAGAATTTCCTGGCGCCACAGACATGACAGTCACCAGTGGTAACGATATCTACGTCCTGATATCGTGTGTGGATCAGCTATCTCTGTATAAGTACAACCATGCAAAGAATGTGTGGGAACAAGCAGGTGTGTCATCAACATCTAGGGGACAGATATTTGAATACCTTTATGCAGTTGATGAGATTTTGTATTGCATTTGTTCTGCCGATGACGGACTATTGCTGCAGATGAGGAAGTACAACCCACATACGAACCATTGGCAGGAATGTTCACAGCTGCAATTTGGCAAACCTATAGACGACATTGCCATATTGTCCTGTGGCCTAAACCTGTATTTCATGTCAATCACGGAAATGCATTGCTACGACCCAGGCGAGGACAAGTGGTACAGGCGGACACCACCGATGGTGTATCCTGAATTCTGTGCAGCTGTTGCCATGGGtacagagattttctgcacagatTATTACTTAACTCAAACCATGGTGTACAACACAGAATCAGACAGCTGGCAGAAACTGAAAGGCTGCCCTGTCCCTGAAAACCATGATGAAGATGGTGCGCCCGGTCTTTTTGtactggagaaccagctgcatGCATTGTTAACCTGTATTGGtgaggaggatgaagatgaatgtcacatatatgtatatgaaaggtctgctgatgcctggaAAGACTTGAATGTCTCTATACCTAATAAGAGATATCATGCACACGATATGCATTGCCCAGTTGCACGTATATACCTGCCATATCTTAACGGGACATAA
- the LOC118404997 gene encoding kelch-like protein 12 — protein sequence MAAADHVSADRPRSYQDESYLHGFLVTVGDLQKDGVLQDVVLEVEGRRFPCHRLVLSAASPYFRAMFTSDMAESRKETVVLQGLDIDTFGEILCYIYSGTLHVSLDKVQPLYQAADLLQLDYVRDTCSSHMAMNVESSTCVDLYKFADVFSVDIVTKSCLKWKASHFTEVASSEEFCSLSVNELSNIISHDELDVKEETTVWEAVVRWVQHSRKDRLRHLPSILPHIRFNLLTSDDTAAILEHPLVKKNRKSSGVIRKVTEKGNPNLRPRLGMYTEVAVLYNWTGDGIELLFMNPREGKCTSCTYSPEDLPRPRHMTVTSNNEIYILTKEESEVETQLSLLKYNPAKNVWEDAGVPSISRERHQKWSFFKELLFEVDGTLYYVPVDEDRSLVQMKKYNRQTKQWLECSPLHFEEIEVGDDPSLALSCGSHIYFLTNEDMHRYNPSLDQWSKRTPPMDIPELSTAVAMGTEIFAASVDFDNAMVYDTESDRWQKLRCLPNAEDLDIDDLPYLFVLENQLHILITGAFNAPVVYAYDRSADAWKDAYAPMLNERYHAYGCCSPVARIYLPYLKKA from the exons atggctgccgcggACCACGTCAGCGCAgatcgtcctcgttcctaccaagacgagagctatctacACGGTTTTCTTGTAACTGTGGGTGACTTACAGAAGGATGGGGTACttcaggatgtcgtccttgaagtcgagggcagGCGGTTTCCCTgtcatcggcttgttctgtccgcggccagcccctacttcagggccatgtttacaagtgacatggcggaaagtcggaAGGAAACGGTCGTTTTGCAG GGTTTGGATATAGACACTTTTGGAGAAATCCTATgctacatctactcgggaaccctccatgtgtccctggacaaagtgcagcccctgtaccaggcagccgacctcctccagctggactatgtgagagacacatGTAGCAGCCAtatggccatgaacgtggagagctccacctgtgtggacctgtacaagtttgctgatgtcttctcaGTGGACATTGTCACGAAGAGTTGTCTGAAGTGGAAGGCCAGTCACTTTACTGAG GTTGCCTCGAGCGAGGAGTTCTGCAGCCTAAGTGTGAATGagctatcaaatatcatcagccacgatgagctggatgttaaagaggagacaacagtgtgggaggctgtggtgagatgggtgcagcacagcaggaaAGACAG ACTGcgccacctacccagcatcctccctcacatccgcttcaacctgctgacctcagacgacacggcagccatcttggaacaccccCTGGTCAAGAAGAATCGTAAGAGTTCTGGGGTCATCAGAAAGGTGACAGAGAAAGGGAACCCAAACCTGAGGCCGAGGCTTGGGATGTATACAGAAGTTGCCGTGCTGTACAATTGGACCGGAGA TGGCATTGAgctcctcttcatgaaccctcgGGAAGGGAAGTGCACCAGCTGCACTTACAGCCCAGAAGACCTTCCTCGTCCTCGACACATGACAGTCACCAGTAATAACGAGATCTATATCCTGACAAAAGAAGAATCAGAGGTTGAAACTCAGCTGTCCCTGTTGAAGTACAACCCTGCTAAAAACGTGTGGGAAGATGCAGGTGTGCCCTCAATATCTAGGGAGCGGCATCAGAAGTGGAGTTTCTTCAAGGAACTGCTTTTTGAAGTTGATGGGACTTTGTATTACGTTCCTGTCGATGAAGATCGGTCTTTGGTGCAGATGAAAAAGTACAACCGGCAAACGAAACAGTGGCTAGAGTGTTCACCACTGCACTTCGAAGAAATTGAAGTCGGTGACGACCCTTCTCTTGCACTGTCCTGTGGTTCGCATATCTATTTCCTCACAAACGAAGACATGCATCGCTACAACCCGAGCCTGGACCAGTGGAGCAAGCGGACCCCGCCGATGGACATACCTGAACTCTCTACAGCCGTcgccatgggaacagagattttcgCCGCAAGTGTTGACTTTGATAATGCCatggtgtacgacacagagtcagaccGCTGGCAGAAACTGCGATGCTTGCCAAACGCAGAAGACCTTGATATTGATGATCTTCCCTATCTTTTCGTCttggagaaccagctgcacataTTGATAACCGGTGCATTCAACGCACCTGTGGTATATGcgtatgacaggtctgctgatgcctggaAAGACGCATATGCCCCCATGCTTAATGAGAGATATCATGCGTATGGTTGTTGTTCCCCTGTGGCGCGCATATACCTACCATATCTTAAGAAGGCATAA
- the LOC118404068 gene encoding kelch-like protein 20, translating to MDTVQPLYQAADLLQLDYVRDTCKSCMAMNVERSTCVDLQLYKFADVFSVDNVLKRCLELIHRNFVEVASSEEFCSLSVNQLTEIISHDELGVTEEITVWEAVVRWVQHSKKERLHHLPSILPHIRFDLLTSDDTAAILEHPLVGEDPGICKVIRNVLQKGNPILKPRHGVTMEMALLYKIEHSSNEILFMNPREGKYISCSYKDEPFAGYSATTVTSDNNIYILETKKESDEEEQLSLFKYNHVKNVWELTGLSSASREPGTHIKYLFEIDQILYYMRDYYTPSRKVRLRKYNQHTNHWQECAQLQLEESTQHGDCAALSCGPHLYFLTSTEVYRYDPTEDRWSKRTAPGIIHQVHSAVAMGTEIFCTDLYFDNTIVYDTESDCWQKLQGRELHPPELDYMDVDPSLFAMENQLHIFLRYTSDFEEDKYRVYVFDRSADSWRDLKATLPNESYIPRACYCPVARISLPYIKNT from the exons atGGACacagtgcagcccctgtaccaggcagctgacctcctccaactggactatgtgagagataCCTGCAAAAGCTgcatggccatgaacgtggagcgctccacctgtgtggacctgcagctgtacaagtttgctgatgtcttctcaGTGGACAATGTCTTGAAACGTTGCCTGGAGTTGATCCATAGAAACTTTGTTGAG GTTGCCTCTAGCGAGGAGTtttgcagcctgagtgtgaatcagctgactgagatcatcagccatgatGAGCTGGGTGTTACAGAGGAGataacagtgtgggaggctgtggtgagatgggtgcagcataGTAAGAAGGAGAG actgcaccacctacccagcatcctgcCTCACATCCGCTTCGACCTGCTAACCTCAGACGatacggcagccatcttggaacaccccCTTGTAGGGGAGGATCCTGGGATTTGTAAGGTCATCAGGAATGTGCTACAGAAAGGGAATCCCATCCTGAAGCCGAGGCATGGGGTTACCATGGAGATGGCTCTGCTATACAAGATAGAGCACAG TTCCAATGAGatcctcttcatgaaccctcgggaagggaagtacatcagctgcagttACAAAGATGAACCATTTGCTGGTTACTCAGCCACcacagtcaccagtgataacaacatttacatcctggaaacaaagaaagaatcAGACGAAGAGGAACAGCTTTCCCTCTTtaagtacaatcatgtaaagaATGTTTGGGAGCTTACAGGTTTGTCCTCAGCATCCAGGGAACCGGGAACCCACATCAAGTACCTTTTCGAAATTGATCAGATTTTGTATTACATGCGTGATTATTACACTCCATCACGAAAAGTTCGGTTGAGAAAGTACAATCAGCACACAAACCATTGGCAGGAGTGTGCACAGCTACAACTTGAAGAAAGTACGCAACACGGTGACTGTGCAGCATTGTCCTGTGGGCCACACCTCTATTTCCTTACAAGCACGGAAGTATATCGCTACGACCCAACGGAGGACAGGTGGAGCAAGCGGACCGCACCAGGGATCATTCATCAAGTCCATtcagctgttgccatgggaacagagattttctgtaCAGATCTCTACTTCGATAATACCATcgtgtacgacacagagtcagactgcTGGCAGAAACTGCAAGGTAGGGAGTTGCATCCCCCTGAACTCGACTATATGGATGTTGATCCTAGTCTTTTCGCAatggagaaccagctgcacataTTCTTAAGATATACCAGTGACTTCGAAGAAGACAAATATCGGGTATATGTGTTTGACAGGTCTGCTGATTCCTGGAGAGACTTGAAGGCCACTCTGCCCAATGAGAGTTATATACCGCGTGCCTGCTATTGCCCTGTTGCACGCATTAGTCTACCATATATTAAGAATACATGA
- the LOC118405062 gene encoding zinc finger protein 525-like: MGKKTYTYGECDYSTTQKCNLDRHLMKHTSGEKPYMCGECGYRTGKKSRLSVHMGTHTGDRPYKCGQCDFSAAQKGNLDQHIAAKHSESPYMCGEYGGHYVCDVCGYRTLYRPTLARHMRTHTGEKPYKCDYCDFSSKRQLDKHVMKHTGEMPFMCDECGYRTAYRITLFRHMRTHSGEKPYKCDKTILQYRNTIWTNI, encoded by the exons ATGGGCAAAAAAACCTACACTTATGGggagtgtgactattctactacACAGAAATGCAATTTGGACCGACATCTGATGAAACACACGTcgggtgaaaagccctacatgtgtggggagtgtgggtacaggacaggtaaAAAATCCCGCTTATCTGTGCACATgggaacccatacaggagacaGGCCCTATAAATGTGGGCAGTGTGACTTTTccgctgcacagaaaggcaacTTAGACCagcatatagcagcaaaacataGTGAGAgtccctacatgtgtggggagt ACGGAGGGCACTACGTGTGTGACgtgtgcgggtacaggacactTTATAGACCAACTTTAGctcgacacatgagaacccacacaggagaaaaaccctacaagtgtgactaCTGTGACTTTTCGTCC aaacgCCAGTTGGACAAACATGTAAtgaaacacactggtgagatgCCTTTCATGTGTgacgagtgtgggtacaggacagcttataGAATAACCTTAttccgacacatgagaacccattcgggggagaaaccctacaagtgcgacaaGACTATTCTGCAATACAGAAATAcgatttggacaaacatctag